A genomic region of Catalinimonas niigatensis contains the following coding sequences:
- a CDS encoding antibiotic biosynthesis monooxygenase family protein translates to MIARTWHGVVPIEKGDAYYEYLLKTGLNDYQHTEGNLGLQVLRRSEGDKMHYFLITFWDSYEAIKAFAGEDYEKARYYPEDKAYLIEFEPFVTHYEVLYPPKR, encoded by the coding sequence ATGATTGCAAGAACCTGGCATGGTGTCGTACCGATAGAAAAGGGCGATGCTTACTATGAGTACTTACTCAAAACCGGTCTGAATGATTATCAGCATACAGAAGGTAATCTTGGTTTGCAGGTGTTGAGAAGAAGTGAAGGGGATAAAATGCATTATTTTCTAATCACCTTCTGGGACTCTTATGAGGCCATCAAGGCATTTGCAGGAGAAGACTATGAGAAGGCCCGCTACTATCCTGAAGACAAAGCATATTTGATTGAGTTTGAGCCTTTCGTTACACACTATGAAGTACTCTACCCACCTAAACGCTAG
- a CDS encoding alpha/beta hydrolase family protein, with protein sequence MRKVLIPIMVFLSFFVQAQEEDLSLLNFYQYYGDQSNALYKEMVDEASVMLQERAENIAGLKTKENWKQRQAEVREKLMKIVGPFPEKTPLNSQITETLVKDGIKVEKLIYESQPGFYVTAGLFMPKTLKGKAPAIIYCSGHTELGFRSDTYQHKILNLVHKGFVVLAFDPLGQGERMQYPEAEGKKSRIGGPTKEHGYAGAQSFISGSSLAKHMIWDGIRTVDYLLTRPEIDPKRIGMTGRSGGGTQTAYIAAFDERIYAAATEAYVTTLDILLKTKGPQDAEQNFMHFIEQGLDIADLLEVRAPKPAMIISTTRDFFSIEGARQAYAEVQQVYQAFGMENNISMSEDDEVHASTPKNREAMYAFFQKHLQNPGDSEDKDVAVFTFEELQVTSSGQVATALDSKNVFELNREESQKKKARVIQQRTNFQPEKIVQEAQKLSGYEAPKAAQEVHFAGQYQREGYNVQKYLMIEEKHVNPYLLFVPDGGQSNQVVLYFHPEGKAAQASAGDEIEALVKQGLTVLSADVLGTGELGPGYLKGDAYIEGVSYNQWFASILVNQSIVARQAADMVSMVRHIQQNNREIEISAIAHSTLAPALLHAAAFEPAIEKIALVEPLISYASLVEHESYAPEWIPANVAGSLRAYDLADLAATLAPRKLLIINPQNHMREAVNPQIFEEEWSFVRQTYQNKSDFIILYPSTEKGLSTQMKDWLK encoded by the coding sequence ATGAGAAAAGTACTTATTCCCATAATGGTTTTCCTTAGCTTTTTTGTCCAGGCTCAGGAAGAAGATTTGTCCCTGCTGAATTTCTATCAATACTACGGTGATCAGTCCAATGCACTGTATAAAGAGATGGTGGATGAAGCTTCTGTAATGTTGCAGGAAAGAGCTGAAAATATAGCCGGATTGAAGACTAAGGAAAACTGGAAGCAGAGACAGGCAGAGGTCAGAGAAAAACTGATGAAGATTGTTGGGCCTTTTCCCGAGAAAACACCGCTCAATTCTCAGATCACAGAAACACTGGTGAAAGATGGCATTAAAGTAGAGAAACTGATCTACGAATCGCAACCAGGATTTTATGTGACTGCCGGATTATTTATGCCTAAAACTCTTAAAGGCAAAGCTCCTGCCATCATTTATTGCAGTGGGCATACTGAACTGGGTTTTCGCAGTGATACCTATCAGCACAAAATTCTGAATCTGGTCCATAAGGGCTTTGTCGTACTGGCTTTTGATCCGTTAGGACAGGGGGAACGCATGCAGTATCCTGAAGCTGAAGGCAAGAAATCCAGGATTGGCGGTCCCACCAAAGAACATGGCTATGCAGGAGCACAGTCTTTTATTTCCGGCAGTTCACTGGCCAAGCACATGATCTGGGACGGTATCCGTACGGTAGATTATCTACTCACCCGTCCGGAAATAGATCCAAAGCGGATTGGCATGACAGGCCGTTCGGGAGGAGGCACACAGACCGCCTATATCGCTGCTTTTGATGAGAGAATCTATGCCGCTGCCACGGAAGCTTATGTTACCACACTGGATATACTGCTCAAAACCAAAGGGCCCCAGGATGCCGAACAGAACTTCATGCACTTCATTGAGCAGGGATTGGATATTGCGGATCTGCTGGAAGTAAGAGCGCCTAAACCAGCCATGATCATCAGTACGACCAGGGATTTCTTCAGTATAGAAGGGGCCCGACAGGCCTATGCAGAAGTGCAGCAGGTTTATCAGGCTTTCGGAATGGAAAACAATATTTCCATGAGCGAGGATGATGAAGTACATGCGTCTACTCCGAAGAACCGTGAGGCGATGTATGCGTTCTTTCAAAAGCATTTACAAAATCCGGGTGATTCGGAAGATAAAGATGTTGCTGTGTTTACGTTTGAAGAGTTACAAGTTACTTCTAGCGGACAGGTCGCTACAGCGCTGGACAGTAAAAATGTATTTGAGCTAAACCGAGAAGAATCTCAAAAGAAGAAAGCCAGGGTTATACAACAAAGAACAAACTTCCAACCCGAAAAAATAGTACAGGAAGCACAAAAACTCTCTGGATATGAAGCACCTAAAGCTGCTCAGGAAGTACACTTTGCAGGGCAATATCAGCGGGAAGGATATAATGTGCAAAAGTATTTGATGATAGAAGAGAAGCATGTAAACCCTTACTTGCTTTTTGTGCCTGACGGGGGACAAAGCAATCAGGTTGTCTTATACTTTCATCCTGAAGGCAAAGCTGCACAGGCGAGTGCCGGAGATGAAATTGAGGCGTTGGTCAAGCAGGGACTTACTGTATTGTCTGCCGATGTTCTAGGAACAGGAGAGTTGGGACCGGGTTACCTGAAAGGAGATGCTTACATAGAAGGCGTTTCTTACAATCAGTGGTTTGCTTCTATTCTGGTCAACCAAAGCATTGTAGCCCGGCAGGCAGCCGATATGGTAAGTATGGTGAGGCATATTCAACAGAATAATAGAGAGATAGAAATCAGTGCCATTGCACATAGTACACTGGCGCCAGCTTTGCTGCATGCGGCTGCTTTTGAACCAGCCATTGAAAAAATTGCTTTGGTAGAACCACTGATTTCTTATGCTTCATTAGTGGAACATGAAAGCTATGCTCCCGAATGGATTCCTGCAAATGTCGCGGGTAGTTTGCGCGCTTATGATCTGGCTGACTTAGCTGCTACGCTTGCACCCAGAAAGTTGCTTATCATCAATCCGCAAAATCATATGAGAGAAGCCGTCAATCCCCAGATTTTTGAAGAAGAGTGGTCATTTGTCCGGCAGACTTATCAAAATAAAAGCGATTTTATAATCTTATATCCCAGTACTGAGAAAGGATTGTCTACTCAAATGAAAGATTGGCTGAAATGA
- a CDS encoding M14-type cytosolic carboxypeptidase, whose amino-acid sequence MSITIKYDIITSLFLLSLFVVNSCQQTPDHTSAISIHTDFEGGNLGEVEQVAENHWECAVAGESDWDNRNRQASWYYFRVEGAKDQELIIDLTKLLGEYNYKPGAHAITAETRPVISYNQKEWRHLSDDEVAWNEEKVELRLKLKPEKDTMWIAHQPPYTTARLDELLSSYQDDPLVKRSKIGESADQKPLHLLTITNPDIPLEQKKVIWLMARQHSWESGTSWVMEGALRYLLDSAEGKALLNKHLFQVMPMADPDGVARGGVRFNKFGHDLNRNWDLVKPDEMPEIHAQKTAIVNWLLQGHRIGVFLTLHNTEAADYVQGPDLPEGHKFWKYMSEYTSFRAEEGLRKMPETTTAGQPGRMTVNQALWAEQKVPAYLMELKVEKVDKLNARRSVEDWLALGPGVVKALVAAVD is encoded by the coding sequence ATTTCCATCACAATCAAATACGATATAATAACTAGCCTGTTCTTACTTTCATTATTTGTAGTCAATTCCTGTCAGCAGACTCCTGATCACACTTCAGCAATTTCCATCCACACTGATTTTGAAGGCGGTAACTTGGGCGAGGTAGAGCAAGTAGCAGAAAATCATTGGGAATGTGCTGTAGCCGGAGAGTCGGATTGGGACAATAGGAACCGGCAGGCCAGTTGGTATTATTTTCGGGTAGAAGGAGCCAAAGACCAAGAGTTGATCATTGACCTGACCAAGCTGCTGGGAGAATATAATTACAAACCCGGAGCGCATGCCATCACTGCTGAAACCCGCCCGGTTATCAGCTACAACCAGAAAGAATGGCGTCATCTAAGCGATGATGAGGTAGCGTGGAATGAAGAAAAAGTAGAGTTGCGGCTGAAACTGAAGCCGGAAAAAGATACAATGTGGATAGCACATCAACCTCCCTACACCACCGCCAGGCTTGATGAGTTACTATCAAGCTATCAGGATGACCCTTTAGTGAAGAGGAGTAAAATTGGAGAAAGTGCAGATCAAAAGCCGTTGCATCTGCTCACGATTACCAATCCTGATATTCCTCTGGAACAGAAAAAGGTGATCTGGCTGATGGCACGTCAACATTCCTGGGAATCAGGCACCTCCTGGGTGATGGAAGGCGCGCTCAGGTATTTGCTTGATTCAGCAGAAGGCAAAGCTTTACTGAATAAACACCTGTTTCAGGTTATGCCGATGGCTGACCCGGATGGTGTAGCCCGCGGCGGAGTGCGCTTCAATAAGTTCGGTCACGATCTCAACCGCAATTGGGATCTGGTGAAGCCAGATGAAATGCCGGAAATCCATGCACAAAAAACGGCGATCGTAAACTGGCTACTGCAAGGCCACAGGATTGGTGTATTTCTTACCCTACATAACACAGAGGCAGCAGATTATGTACAGGGACCTGACTTGCCAGAAGGGCACAAGTTCTGGAAATACATGTCAGAGTATACTTCTTTCAGGGCAGAAGAAGGATTAAGGAAAATGCCTGAAACCACCACTGCCGGACAGCCCGGCAGAATGACTGTAAATCAGGCTTTGTGGGCAGAGCAGAAAGTTCCCGCCTATCTGATGGAACTGAAAGTAGAAAAAGTAGATAAGCTCAACGCCAGAAGATCAGTAGAAGATTGGCTGGCGCTGGGACCTGGTGTAGTAAAGGCACTGGTAGCTGCGGTGGATTAG
- a CDS encoding Gfo/Idh/MocA family oxidoreductase: MKSNRISKKEISRRDFVKGSAMSAAAFMIVPRHVLGGKGFVPPSDKVNIGIIGAGGKGRQNTEEFLALDDVQVTAIADPAYYWNLAEFYYRSEAGRGPVKDLVEAHYSAKTPNFQVAEYVDFREMLEKEQALDAIVCSTPDHTHAYISLMAMGAGKHVYCEKPLTHNIWEARQLQKMAKDKGLATQMGNSGHSADGIRETVEYLRSGVIGKVTEVHAWVPAGRWIPGLQGLPQGSTTLPIGFDWEEWLGPREQRPFHENYVPVTWRDFWDFGCGALGDFGCHDMDAATWAFNLKAPESVQIFPAGYSDENIAPYGEIGYYDFKAQGDQAALKLHWYSGGLRPDLHEALPKEYAYARRASMFVGDKGIIINDGGDRKPQVFPESLRDSIKVPKQSIPRSKGHFRDWVDAIKGGSPSSANFEYGARLTEITLLGVLSLRMGGKRIEWDYENMEAKGLPEADAFIREPVRQGWEMA, from the coding sequence ATGAAAAGTAACAGGATTAGTAAAAAAGAAATATCGCGCAGAGACTTTGTCAAAGGTTCTGCCATGTCAGCTGCCGCATTTATGATCGTACCCCGTCATGTGCTGGGTGGTAAAGGTTTTGTGCCTCCCAGCGATAAAGTCAATATCGGCATCATAGGCGCAGGTGGTAAAGGCAGACAAAACACCGAAGAGTTCCTGGCCCTGGACGATGTGCAGGTCACCGCCATTGCTGATCCTGCCTACTACTGGAATTTGGCTGAGTTTTATTACCGCTCTGAGGCAGGACGCGGTCCGGTAAAAGACCTCGTAGAAGCGCATTACAGCGCCAAAACGCCTAACTTTCAGGTAGCGGAATATGTGGATTTTCGAGAAATGCTGGAGAAAGAACAGGCACTGGATGCGATCGTCTGCTCTACCCCTGACCATACCCATGCCTATATTTCTCTGATGGCGATGGGTGCCGGTAAGCATGTATACTGCGAAAAGCCGCTGACCCACAACATCTGGGAAGCCCGCCAATTGCAGAAAATGGCAAAGGACAAAGGGCTGGCGACGCAGATGGGCAACAGCGGGCACAGCGCCGATGGCATCCGGGAGACTGTAGAATATCTGCGGTCCGGAGTGATTGGCAAAGTGACTGAAGTCCATGCCTGGGTGCCTGCCGGTCGCTGGATTCCTGGTCTACAGGGTTTGCCACAGGGAAGTACTACTTTGCCCATCGGTTTTGACTGGGAGGAGTGGCTGGGCCCCAGAGAACAACGTCCTTTCCATGAAAACTATGTACCCGTCACCTGGCGTGATTTTTGGGATTTTGGCTGCGGTGCGTTAGGCGATTTTGGCTGCCATGATATGGATGCTGCCACCTGGGCCTTTAACCTCAAGGCACCGGAGAGTGTGCAGATTTTTCCGGCAGGCTACAGCGACGAAAACATCGCGCCTTATGGTGAGATTGGTTATTATGATTTCAAAGCCCAGGGCGATCAGGCTGCGCTTAAGCTTCACTGGTATTCCGGAGGTCTTCGTCCTGATTTGCATGAGGCTTTGCCTAAAGAGTATGCCTATGCGCGTCGTGCTTCTATGTTTGTAGGAGATAAAGGAATCATTATCAATGATGGTGGAGACCGTAAGCCTCAGGTCTTTCCGGAAAGCCTGCGGGATTCTATCAAAGTACCTAAACAGAGTATTCCGCGTTCCAAAGGGCATTTCCGGGACTGGGTGGATGCGATCAAAGGCGGGTCTCCTTCCAGTGCCAACTTTGAATACGGTGCGCGGCTGACCGAGATCACCTTGCTGGGTGTGCTTTCCCTGCGAATGGGTGGAAAGAGAATTGAATGGGATTATGAGAATATGGAAGCTAAGGGCTTGCCTGAAGCCGATGCCTTTATCCGTGAGCCGGTTCGTCAGGGTTGGGAAATGGCATGA
- a CDS encoding aminotransferase class IV: MLQKFNPRNADIQIYVNDRLYPRAEAKVSVFDSVVQGGDAVWEGLRVYKDKIFCLDRHLSRLQASAKALLFEKIPDSETIKQAIFQTLEANGMRDETHIRLTLTRGEKVTSGMDPRLNQAGCCLIVLAEWKPPVYDNQKGIRVITSSIARNSPKHLDSKIHHNNLLNNILAKIQANVAGVDAAVMLDAYGFVSELNDTNLFMVSRGKLYTPHADACLHGITRGLTIDIGRSLGIEVIEKNLSLTEFYTADEVFATGTMGEMTPVSEIDGRTVENKTTEALLPKLRQKFDQLIGELSEPLPF, translated from the coding sequence ATGCTCCAAAAATTTAATCCTCGTAACGCCGATATACAGATTTATGTCAATGACCGGCTTTATCCACGTGCCGAAGCCAAAGTATCTGTCTTTGACAGCGTAGTACAGGGAGGCGATGCGGTATGGGAAGGACTAAGGGTATACAAAGACAAGATTTTCTGCCTGGATCGCCACCTCAGCAGACTACAGGCATCCGCCAAGGCACTGCTGTTTGAAAAAATTCCTGACAGCGAGACCATTAAGCAAGCCATTTTCCAGACCCTGGAAGCCAACGGCATGCGGGACGAAACGCATATCCGCCTTACCCTCACCCGTGGGGAAAAGGTCACTTCCGGCATGGACCCACGCCTGAACCAGGCAGGTTGCTGCCTCATTGTACTGGCGGAGTGGAAGCCTCCGGTCTATGACAATCAGAAAGGCATACGGGTGATCACTTCAAGTATTGCCCGTAACAGCCCCAAGCACCTGGACTCTAAAATCCATCACAACAACTTGCTCAATAATATCCTGGCCAAGATACAGGCTAATGTAGCCGGGGTAGATGCTGCCGTTATGCTGGATGCTTATGGTTTTGTATCGGAATTGAACGACACCAACCTCTTTATGGTAAGCAGAGGGAAATTGTACACCCCCCATGCCGATGCCTGCCTGCACGGCATCACCCGAGGCCTGACGATAGACATCGGGCGCTCACTAGGCATAGAGGTTATTGAGAAAAACCTCTCCCTCACCGAGTTTTATACTGCGGATGAAGTATTTGCCACCGGCACCATGGGCGAAATGACGCCGGTCAGTGAAATTGATGGTAGAACTGTTGAAAATAAAACGACAGAAGCCCTGCTTCCCAAACTGAGACAAAAGTTTGATCAACTCATTGGTGAATTGAGTGAACCATTACCTTTCTAA